Proteins from one Impatiens glandulifera chromosome 2, dImpGla2.1, whole genome shotgun sequence genomic window:
- the LOC124925324 gene encoding probable nucleoredoxin 1, protein MSGDNGGGLQHILSSPHRDYLIRSNGVQVPITSLRGYKVGLYLWASWSRPCRKFTRKLVEAYNDLSSKRDFEIVCISKDIDETLFQTYFSKMPWLAIPFSDSKSHNKLASRFCKRLPHLEILDENGKIISQNAVDMVQEYGAEAYPFTTQRIIQIRDKEEESKTNQSLRSLLVSTSRNFLLSADGKRVCISKLEWKFVGLYFCSSSLSDDNDNCKRFTPKLVKAYDLLKQGGANFEIVTVSLDHPDYKQDDDVDSVNNDDEGKVSDQLKMPWLNIPFKDEKSSARLVRYFKIRFSDLPKLVIIGAYGETLMENAVDAIEEYGAEAFPFTSAKLEGLKEKDKSMLEGLNLDTIFTSSKDKFLIGKVPLYNHLNGKHILLHISGKADTPRQLLGMYCEIKKKRSDKLEIVYIPNEADETTSSLYELPLLMVPVSGNELWIESTRRIFNAKEDFEGKMVVIGPSGKVITRHGRELVMSFGGRGYPFTEERLGEMVKEWPQTMNDVSIHEHEVSFIEIGRYKCALCCEYGLMRAFSCQHDDCHFVTHPKCAEMKKKK, encoded by the exons ATGTCTGGCGACAATGGAGGAGGTCTACAACATATTCTTTCTTCTCCCCACAGAGACTATCTGATTCGTAGCAATGGTGTTCAA gttccCATTACAAGTTTAAGAGGATACAAGGTCGGATTGTACCTCTGGGCATCATGGTCCCGTCCATGCCGAAAGTTCACCCGGAAACTAGTAGAAGCTTACAATGACCTTTCTTCCAAACGGGACTTTGAGATTGTGTGCATATCTAAGGATATCGACGAGACTTTGTTTCAAACCTATTTCTCCAAAATGCCATGGCTTGCAATCCCTTTCTCCGATTCCAAATCCCACAATAAATTGGCCTCTAGGTTCTGTAAACGCCTCCCTCACCTTGAGATCTTGGATGAGAATGGAAAGATCATTTCTCAAAATGCAGTTGACATGGTCCAAGAATATGGAGCTGAAGCTTATCCTTTTACCACCCAAAGGATCATTCAAATTCGGGACAAGGAGGAAGAGTCCAAGACTAACCAATCTCTGCGATCTCTATTAGTTTCTACCTCAAGAAATTTTCTTCTGTCAGCTGATGGAAAAAGG gtTTGTATTTCCAAGCTTGAATGGAAGTTCGTAGGCCTCTATTTCTGTTCCTCGTCATTATCGGATGATAATGATAATTGCAAGAGATTCACCCCAAAGCTTGTAAAGGCATATGACTTGCTGAAGCAGGGAGGGGCTAATTTTGAAATTGTCACAGTTTCTCTTGATCATCCGGACTATAAGCAAGATGATGACGTGGATAGTGTCAACAACGATGATGAAGGCAAGGTTAGTGATCAGCTAAAGATGCCTTGGTTGAACATTCCATTTAAAGACGAGAAGAGCAGTGCTAGGCTTGTTAGATATTTCAAAATCCGGTTCTCTGACCTGCCCAAACTGGTTATCATTGGAGCTTATGGTGAAACCCTTATGGAGAATGCAGTGGATGCAATTGAAGAGTATGGGGCCGAGGCTTTTCCCTTCACTAGTGCTAAGCTGGAAGGGCTGAAGGAGAAAGATAAGTCGATGCTTGAAGGGCTAAATCTGGACACCATTTTTACATCCTCTAAAGACAAGTTCCTCATTGGAAAG GTTCCATTGTATAATCATCTTAATGGGAAACATATACTCCTTCACATTTCTGGGAAAGCCGATACACCGAGACAACTTCTAGGAATGTACTGTGAGATTAAGAAGAAGAGGAGTGATAAACTTGAAATAGTCTATATCCCCAACGAAGCAGATGAGACCACCTCCTCGTTGTATGAGCTTCCATTGTTGATGGTTCCAGTTAGTGGAAATGAGTTGTGGATTGAATCAACCAGACGCATTTTCAATGCCAAGGAGGATTTTGAGGGAAAGATGGTAGTTATTGGGCCGAGTGGGAAGGTCATCACAAGACATGGCAGGGAACTTGTGATGTCGTTTGGGGGACGTGGTTACCCTTTTACAGAGGAGAGGCTGGGAGAGATGGTCAAGGAATGGCCTCAGACAATGAATGATGTCTCCATCCACGAGCACGAGGTGAGTTTTATTGAAATTGGCAGGTACAAATGTGCTTTGTGCTGTGAGTATGGTTTGATGAGGGCTTTCAGCTGTCAACATGATGACTGTCATTTTGTTACTCACCCAAAATGTGCagagatgaaaaagaagaagtag
- the LOC124927938 gene encoding serine decarboxylase-like — protein sequence MSNGELVPSGVSNDNKEIILGTNVHVTCYDITEPHVDDEDSGDKEASMASILARYRKTMVQRSHHHLGFPINQDLDYGALTQLQDFCINNLGDPFIESNYGVHSREFEIGVLDWFANLWEIEKSDYWGYITSGGTEGNLHGILVGREVLPDGILYTSRESHYSVFKAARMYRMKCVEVDTLITGEIDCVDFKAGLLANKDKPAIINVNIGTTVKGAIDDLDLVIKTLEECGFLPDRFYIHCDGALFGIMMPFVKCASKITFKKPIGSVSVSGHKFVGCPMPCGVQITRMEHIDTLSRNVEYLASRDSTIMGSRNGHAPIFLWYSLNRKGYKGLQKEVETCIRNAHYLKDQLVDNGISAMLNELSSTVVFERPLDVNFVRRWQLLACERNMAHVIVMPNVTIEKLDDFLKELVKKRKDWYKDGGVPPPCLASDIGSKNCLCPFHK from the exons ATGTCCAACGGAGAGTTGGTGCCTTCTGGTGTATCGAATGACaataaagagattattttaGGGACGAATGTGCATGTCACGTGTTACGATATCACGGAGCCACATGTCGACGATGAGGATTCAGGCGACAAAGAAGCTTCCATGGCCAGCATCTTGGCTAGATATAGGAAGACTATGGTTCAGAGGAGTCATCATCACTTAG GTTTTCCTATCAATCAGGACTTAGATTATGGAGCTTTAACACAGTTACAAGATTTCTGTATAAACAACTTAGGAGACCCATTCATTGAAAGCAACTATGGCGTTCATTCTCGAGAATTTGAAATAGGCGTTTTGGATTGGTTTGCCAATCTTTGGGAAATCGAGAAGAGTGATTATTGGGGATACATCACAAGCGGTGGAACAGAAGGAAATCTTCATGGTATTCTTGTTGG TAGAGAAGTCCTTCCAGATGGAATACTCTATACATCAAGAGAATCGCATTACTCTGTTTTCAAAGCAGCAAGAATGTATAGAATGAAGTGCGTTGAGGTTGATACTTTAATCACCGGTGAGATTGATTGTGTCGATTTCAAAGCCGGGCTGCTTGCTAACAAGGACAAACCCGCAATTATTAATGTTAACATAG GAACAACTGTTAAAGGAGCTATTGATGATCTTGACCTTGTCATAAAGACTTTAGAAGAATGTGGATTCTTACCTGATAGATTTTATATTCATTGTGATGGAGCTCTATTTGGGATTATGATGCCATTTGTCAAATGT gCATCTAAAATTACATTCAAGAAGCCAATAGGAAGTGTGAGCGTTTCCGGCCATAAGTTTGTGGGATGCCCAATGCCTTGTGGAGTTCAAATAACAAGGATGGAACACATCGACACTCTCTCAAGAAATGTCGAGTACCTTGCCTCTCGAGACTCCACCATTATGGGAAGTAGGAACGGACACGCTCCAATCTTCCTGTGGTACTCATTAAACAGAAAAGGTTATAAAGGGTTACAAAAAGAAGTAGAAACATGCATAAGAAATGCTCATTACTTGAAAGACCAGCTTGTGGACAATGGGATTAGTGCCATGCTCAATGAGCTGAGCAGCACCGTGGTGTTTGAGCGACCATTAGATGTGAACTTTGTGAGGCGGTGGCAATTACTTGCTTGCGAGAGAAACATGGCGCATGTTATTGTGATGCCCAATGTGACTATTGAGAAGCTTGATGACTTCTTGAAGGAATTAGTGAAGAAACGCAAAGATTGGTACAAAGATGGGGGTGTTCCGCCACCTTGTCTTGCATCGGATATAGGGAGTAAGAATTGTCTTTGTCCTTTCCACAAGTAG